Genomic DNA from bacterium:
CGATTGACATTCTGACCGGTTTCCCCGAGATTTTCTCGGGACTTGTGAACCACTCGATTCTCCGCAACGCCCTACTGTCGGACGCGGTCGAGATCTGGGTTCACAACCTCCGATACTACACGAACGACCGTCACGGCAGCATTGACGACGCGCCCTACGGCGGGAGCGCGGGGATGGTGCTGATGGCGCAGCCGATTTGGGCCGCTCTCGATTCGCTGCGCAAGCTGCGGAACCGGGAAGCCACGCTGCTCTGCATGTCCGCACAGGGAATGCCGCTCACGCAGTCTAAAGTGCGCGAACTGTCGGGCGAGGAGTGGCTGATTGTCTTGTGTGGTCACTACAAGGACGTGGATGCGCGCGTGTTCGAGCGCGATCCGTGGATCGAATTGTCCGTCGGCGACTACGTTCTGAGCGGCGGCGAGATCCCCGCCGCGATATTGGTGGACGCGGTGACCCGGCTTCTCCCCGGAGTCATGACCGATCCGCAGTCGGCCGCCACCGACAGTTTTGAAGACGGCTTACTGGACGCGCCGCACTACACCCGTCCGGATGAGATTGACGGGCTGCGCGTGCCCGAGA
This window encodes:
- the trmD gene encoding tRNA (guanosine(37)-N1)-methyltransferase TrmD; this encodes MTIDILTGFPEIFSGLVNHSILRNALLSDAVEIWVHNLRYYTNDRHGSIDDAPYGGSAGMVLMAQPIWAALDSLRKLRNREATLLCMSAQGMPLTQSKVRELSGEEWLIVLCGHYKDVDARVFERDPWIELSVGDYVLSGGEIPAAILVDAVTRLLPGVMTDPQSAATDSFEDGLLDAPHYTRPDEIDGLRVPETLLSGHHEQIEKWHVRQRVERTRARRPDLWETWAKAHPEYRDD